CCGTGGTGGGCTTCCTCGGCGGCGAGCTCGGCACGCCCCCCGGAGGCTGGCCCGAGCCGTTCCGCACCAAGGCACTGCAGGGCCGCACCGTCGTCGAGCGCAGGGGCACGCTCAGCCCGCAGGATAGCGAAGAACTGGCCGGGGACAGCGAAAGCCGCCGCGCAGCCCTGAACCGGCTGTTGTTTGCCGGGCCCACCAAGGACTTCGCGAAGGTCCGTGAGACGTACGGCGACGTGTCCGTGCTGGATACGCGCGACTACCTGTACGGGCTCCAGCGCGGCCAGGAGCACGTCATGGCGCTGGGCCGCGGCGTCCGCCTGATCGCCTCCCTGGAGACCATTTCGGAGCCGGATGAAAAGGGCATGCGCACGGTCACTTGCAAGCTCAACGGCCAAAGCCGTCCGGTGGTGGTGCGCGACCGCAGCGTTGAAAGCACCGTCAAGGCCGCGGAAAAGGCGGACGCGGCGGTGGCCGGACAGATCCCCGCACCGTTCGCCGGCGCTGTCAGCCTGAAGGTGGCCGTGGGCGACGCCGTGGAGGCCGGCGCCACCGTGGCCACCATCGAAGCCATGAAGATGGAGGCGTCCATCACGACGCCGGTGGCCGGCACCGTCTCCCGGCTCGCCGTGGACGGCGTGGCACAGGTGCAGGGCGGGGACCTGTTGGTCGTGGTGGCCGGCTGACCGGTCCGGCACGCACGGTCCGCGGCAGGCCGGTTCCCCGCACGCTGCGCTACACTGAAAATCAATGAGCACCGCAACCGCGGCCGGAAAATTCCTTCCGGCCGCGGCGGCATTTTGAGTGGTAGTGGAGACATGGCGAACAAGAAGAGCAAGCCGGCGCAGAACGCGGCGCCGGAGGCCCCGGAGCCTGAAACCCCCGACGCGCCGGTGCTGGACGGCACCGAGACCACGCAGACGGGCACGAAGGAATCGGACGCACCTGAGGCGCCGGAGCCGGACGCACCCGAAGCAACAGAGCCGGGAGTGCCGGACGCTCCGGCAGCGGAGGCCACCATGGACGTTTCCAACCGCTCAGCCGCCGCCGGGGCCGACGCCGGGCTGGAACTGTCCGCGCCTTTCGGCGACCCCGCTTCCACCGGTGCGGTGCAGGTCATTGCGCCTGTCACTCCGGCGACTGTGCTGAGCCATCCGGCTACCGTGCCTGCCGCCGGGTCCGCCGCAGCGCCGCCCGCTGCCGCGAACATGCCGCAGTCCACTGTGGCCCCCCTGGGGCAAAAGTCACCCGGGGCGACGGCGGCCACTCCGGAACCGGCGGCACCGCGAGGGGAGGACACCAGCGCGGCGTCGGGGGCGCCGTCGGAGGCGGCGGTGCCGCCCCATCCCGGCGCCAGCCTGCGCCGCCAGCGTGAGGACGGCCCGGAGCCCGCGGCCGCGCTCACCAGCGACCGCCTCTTGAACAAGGCGGCCGCGCCTCCCGTGGGCGGCTGGCGGCTCTGGCTGTACAAGGCATCCTTCGGCTCGGTCAACGTGGGGGATTCGGACAAGGTCCGGCTGGAGCGGGCGCAGGACAACCTGATTTCCTCGCGGCTGGGGGAGCGCACCCGCTTTGTGCCCGTGCTGTCCCGCAAGGGCGGCGTGGGCAAGACCACCGTCACCACGCTGCTGGGCATGGTCCTGGCCGACACCCGTGAGGACCGGGTCATCGCCATGGACGCCAACCCGGACCGCGGCACGCTGTCCGACCGCTCGCCCGGCAGTGCCGACTTCACCGCCCGGAACCTGGTCAGGGACCGCTTTAACGTCACCACCTTCTCGCAGCTGTCCAATTATGTGGCGCGTGACGGCTCCCGGCTTGATGTGCTCGCCAGCGACACCGACCCTGCCGTGGCCCAGGCATTTGACGATGCCGACTACCGCGCCGTCACGGACATCCTGAGCAAGTACTACTCCATCGTGCTGACCGACTCCGGCACCGGCATGGTGCACTCGGTCATGAAGGGGACGCTGGAGAAGGCCGACGCCGTGGTGCTGGTTTCCGGCGGAAGCGTAGACGAGGCGCGGCTCGCCTCGGAGACGTTGTCCTGGCTTGAGGCCCATGGCCGACACGACCTGGTCGCCAACGCGATCGTGGTGGTCAACATGTCAGGCGGGGACACCCAGGTGGACATCGCCCAGATCGAGGAACACTTCAAGTCCCGGGTGCGCAATGTGCTGCGCATTCCCTACGACAGGCACCTGGCGGAGGGCTCGCGCGTTGAACTGGACAAGCTGCGGCCCGCCACCAGACTCGCCGTCAAGGAGCTGGCTGCGCTGGTGGTGACGGAGTTGCAGCGCCCTTAGTGGGGCTTCCTCGCGGCATAGATATCCTCCACGACGGTGTCAAAGTCCTTCAGGACCTGGGCCCGCTTGACCTTCATGGATGGCGTCAGGTGCCCCGAGGCTTCGGTGAAATCGGTATCGACGATCCGGAACGCCTTGATCGCCTCAGCCTGCGAAACGGAACCGTTCGCCTTGTCGATGGCTCGCTGGACCGCGTCAATGACCGCCGGTTCCTTGGCCGCCTGGGCCACCGTGATGCCCTCGGGCAGGCCGTGGTGACGGCCCCACTGCGGCAGGGCTTCCTCGTCCAGGGTGACAATGGCGGCGATGAACGGACGGTTGTCGCCAATGACCAGGCACTGCGAGACGATCGCGTCGGCGCGGATCTGGTCCTCCAGAAGTGCCGGGACCACATTCTTGCCGCCGGCCGTGACGATGATTTCCTTTTTCCGGCCCGTGATCTTCAAAAAGCCCTGGTCGTCGAGTTCGCCGACGTCTCCCGTGCGGAACCAGCCGTCCACGAAGGCTTCTTCCGTCAGGTCGTCGCGGCCGAAGTAGCCCTTCATGACGCACACTCCCTGGGTGAGGATCTCGCCGTCGTCCGCAATCTTGACCGCGTTGCCCGGCAGGGGTGCGCCGACTGTGCCGATCTTGATGCGTTCGGGGCGGTTGACGGTGATGGGCGCGGTGGTCTCGGTCAGTCCGTAGCCCTCCAGGATCTGCAGGCCGATGCCGTGGAAGAAGTGGCCCAGGCGTTCGCCCAGGGGCCCGCCACCGGAGACGGCATGGCGGACGTCGCCACCCATGGCCGCGCGGAGCTTGCCGTAGACCAGCTTGTCGAACAGCGCGTGCCGGGCCCTGAGCACCAGCGGGACCCTGCCGCCCTGGCTGGCGCGGGAGAAGTCGATGGCTGTCTGGGCGGCCGCGGCAAAGATCTTGCCCTTGCCGTCGCCCTCGGCCTTGAGGGCGGCGGAGTTGTACACCTTTTCAAAGACGCGGGGCACGGCAAGGATGAAGGTGGGCTTGAAGCTTTGCAGGTCCTCGAGCAGGTGCTTGATGTCCGGGGTGTGTCCCACCTTGGCGCCGGCGGCGACGGCCAGCACCGAGATGTACCGGGCAAAGACGTGGGCCATGGGCAGGAACATCACTGTCTGCGAACCGGGCGGGACCACGTCCTTGCCCAGCACGGCGAGGGCGTTTTCGCTCAGGTCCACGAAGTTGTGGTGCATGAGCATGCAGCCCTTGGGCCGGCCGGTGGTGCCGGAGGTGTAGATGATGGTGGCAACGTCGTCCAGGCCGTTGGAGGTGCGGTGGACCTCCAGGACGTCGTCAGGCACGCCGCGGCCGGCGTCCCGCAGGACGTCCAGTCCGTCGCCCTCCATCTGCCACACGTCCTTGAGCGCCGTCAGGCCCTCATCGCGGGCGGCCTGGCGGATCACGTTTTCATGGCCGGCCGATTCGGCGATGACGGCCACGGCCTGGGAATCGCCCAGGTTCCAGGCCACCTGCGACGGTGAGGACGTTTCGTAGATTGGCACAGACACCGCGCCGGCAAACCAAATCGCGAAATCCACCAGGGCCCACTCGTAGCGGGTGCGGGCCATGATGCCCACGCGCTCGCCCACCTGGATGCCCGAGGCGATCAGGCCCTTGGCGATCGCGCACACGTCGGCGTGGAATTCCTTGGCGGAGATGTCAACCCAAACGTTGTCGGCATTGCGGCGGGAGAACAACGCAGGATTTGATTCCAGCCGCGCCTGGCGCAGCACGAAGTCGGTGGTGTTCATGGTCCTCGGGCTGACCACCTGGGCCGGAACGGTTATCTCGCGCACTTTGGCTCCTTTGCTGACGACAGTCCAAGTAAGGTTTGGCCTTACTCTATCCGGGGGGCGCCAGGGTCTGGCGGACCGGATAAGTTACTCGTCAGTAACTTTATGTTGTTTGCATCACACATTCAATCCGGGGGGGCGCTGCCGATGGTGGCTAGAATCATAGGAATGCAGCAGCCCCGTCCCGTCTTCAGGCCCACCTTGCGATTTCCAGGGCGGGCGGCCGTCGGCGGAAGCCTCGCCTTGGGCGTAGACATCGGCGGAACCAAGGTCGCCGCCGGCGTGGTGGACGGACTGGGCAACATCCGCGAGGAGCTCCGGCGCGACACTCCAGGCCGCGACCCACGCGCCGTCGAAGCCGTCATCGTGGAACTCGTCCACGAGCTCGGCGCGCGTCACGACCTGCACAGCGTGGGCATCGGCGCGGCCGGATGGATGGACCTCGACGGCGGCACGGTCGTCTTCAGCCCGCACCTGGCCTGGCGCAACGAGCCGCTGCGGGAAAACCTTGAATCCCTCTTGAACCGGCCGGTGACACTGGCCAACGACGCAGACGCTGCTGCGTGGGCCGAATGGCGTTTTGGTGCCGGTCGCGGCCGCGACCGGCTGGTCTGCCTGACGCTGGGCACCGGGATCGGCGGCGCGCTGGTGGTGGACGGGCGCGTGGAGCGCGGCAGCTTCGGGATGGCGGGGGAGTTCGGACACCAGATCATCATGCCCGGCGGACACCGCTGCGAGTGCGGAAACCGCGGCTGCTGGGAGCAGTACGCCTCCGGCAACGCACTGGGCCGGGAGGCGCGGGAGCTCGCGCTGGCCAAGTCCCCGATGGCGGCCGAACTGCTGGCCGCCGTTGACGGCCACGCCGCAGACATCACCGGCACGTTGGTGACGGAGCTGGCGCTGGCCGGGGAGGCGACCTGCGGGGAACTTGTGGAGGAGGTGGGGGACTGGCTGGGCCTGGGCATCGCAAACCTGGCCGCGGCGCTGGACCCGGCACTGTTTGTCATTGGCGGGGGACTCTCCGCGGCCGGAGACCTCCTCCTGGCCCCTGCGCGGCGCGCCTATGCCAAAAACCTCACCGGCCGGGGCTTCCGCCAGGAGGCGGTCATTACAGGGGCGCAGCTTGGTCCCGCCGCCGGGTTGATCGGGGCAGCGGACCTCTCCCGGCTGCGCCAGTCCGACAGGCTCGGCGTGCGGCGAAGGCGCCAAAGGAGCGCCCGCCGCAGGCACGCCTAGGCCCGCCCGCCGTCGCCCACCTAGACGACGGCGCCGTCGCCGCCATCATGGTCGCGGTTCTTGGGCAGGCGATAGATCAGGTAGGACGTGCCTGCCAGGAAGGCCAGGATCACGCCAATGACGCCCACCAGCGGCATTCCGCGCCAGAAGATGGCGGCCAGCACCAGAAAGATGGGTCCGCCGGCCGCGCCGATCCAGGACAGTACGACGGCGGGATCGGCACCGGCCAGGCTGGGGGGTTCGCCCGGGACAAATTCCCCTTCCAGGTCCTCAGCTTCGTAGTCCCGCGGGCCCAGCGTCCCCGCACCGCCGGGGACGTTGTCGAACCCCGGCTCGTGGGGCGCCGGTGACAGCTGGCGGCCCCACACGCCCAGGGGATCGAAATCGTCCACGCCCTTGGCCCGGATCGCGTCGCCGGGCGCCGGGGCGTCGCCGGGCATGACGCCCGATGTTCCGGCATCTCCGGCCGGCGGCGCGTGTCCCTCCCCGGGTGTGCCGCCGGGCGCTTCGACGCCACCTGCCGGTGCGGCGTTGTCGGGCGTTCCGGCGTCGTCCGGGCCAGCCATGAAGACGTCGTCGGGTTCCTGCAGTCTCGCCACCAGGTCGAGCCACGCTGCCTCGTCGCTGTCGTGGCCACCCGTGCTCGGGGTGTCGTGGCCGTGGTCAGATTGCACGTGCTTGCCTCCGGAAGAAGTCACTGGACTGGGAATAGATTTGTTGGGCGTCGTTGTCCATCGTGGCCACGTGGTAGCTGTTGGCGAGGGACACCACCTCGAACTTCTCCGCGCCGATGCGGGCCTTCAGCAGGGCCATGCTGGACTCCGGCACCACATGGTCCACGGAGGAACGGAACACGAGGGTGGGCGCCACCACGCTTGGCAGCAGCGCGATGGTGTCCGCGAGCAGCTTGCCCAGCTCATGGACGGCCGCAACGGGCGTGCGCGCATACGCGCCTTCGGTGATGCCCGGCGCCTTGATGTCATCTCCGATGGCTGGCGTGCTTTTGAGCACGTGTTTGAGCAGGCCGGAATATTTGGCCCGCGGGTCGCCAAACGTGAGCACGGGATTGACGGCGGCGACCCCTCCCACGGCATGCTTGGCCGCCACCCGCAGCGCCAGGGTGCCGCCCATGGACAGGCCGGCGACATAAACGGTGTCGCAACGGGAGGAAAGTTCCAGGTAGGCGGCTTCAAAGTCCCGGTACCAGTGTTCCCATGGCGTGCGTGAGAGGTCCTGCCAGGTGGTGCCGTGGCCCGCCAGCAGCGGCATGTTCACGGAGAAGCCGGCGTCGGCGAGGAACTCAGACCAGGCACGCACGCTGACCGGTGAGCCGGTGAAGCCGTGGCACACGGCCACCCCGACCCGCGCCAAACTGCCATGTCCGTCAGAGTGGAACGCTTGCGCCGTCGTCATGGGGCCTCCGTCAAGTCAAGTGCCATGAGTATATGCGCCAAGGCTGTGCAGACACCAAGGGTGACGCACGCCCACGTGGCCTCCTGTGTCGCCTCCCTCACTAGACTACTGTTGTTATGGTCGATGCGGTTGGACGTGTTGACCACGCCTGGCTGACCCCGGCCCCGCCGGAGAGGAACTTTACAGTGATTTATTGGGTGCTTAAAAAGATTTTCCTCGGACCGGTCCTGAGAATTCTGTTTCGCCCGTGGACCAAGGGGCTGGACAACCTGCCTGCGGAGGGGCCGGCCGTGCTGGCCAGCAACCACCTGTCCTTTTCGGACTCCATCTTCATGCCGCTGATGGTGCCGCGGCCCGTGGTGTTTTTGGCCAAAAGCGACTACTTCACAGGCCGCGGCTTGAAGGGGCGCCTCACGGCCGCGTTCTTCAAGCTGACCAACCAGCTGCCCATGGACCGCTCCGGCGGCAAGGCCTCCGCCAACTCGCTCCAGACCGGCGTCGACGTGCTCAACGGCGGCGGCCTGCTGGGCATTTATCCGGAGGGCACGCGCAGCCCCGACGGCCGGCTTTACCGTGGCAAGGTGGGCGTGGCGAAGCTGGTGCTCACCGCGAACGTGCCCGTGATCCCGGTGGCCATGATCGGCACCGACAGGGTCCAACCGATCGGCAAGCGCATCCCCAACATCCGCCGCCTGGGCGTCATTTTTGGCGAGCCCCTGGATTTTAGCCGCTACCAGGGCCTGCAGGACGACCGGTTCGTGCAGCGCTCCGTGACGGACGAGATCATGTACGAACTCATGCGCATTTCCGGGCAGGAGTACGTGGATTCCTATGCCAGCACAGTGAAGGAAAAGATCGCGGCGGAAAAGGCGGAGAAGGCGGGCAGGGCAGCCGGCGCCAAGGCCGGTGCCGGGAAGGTCCCGGAGGGCAAAGCCGGCGACGCCGTCAGAGTCGATCCGGCCACCACCGTGGCGCCCGGAACCGTTACCGTCATTGGCGCAAAAGTTGAACCTCCACGTCCGCGCCTCGCGGCCGAGGACGGTGCCATCGAGGACTCAAACGCCGGGGACCCTAACGCCGACGCGTCGGTCGATGACGGTGCCGCCGGCGAGGCCGTCCCGCCGGAAACGCCCCAACAGTAGCGGGCAACCGGCTGCGCTCAACAGCAGCGGGCAGCCGGCAGCGCGCACCGGGTGCCGGCGTCGTGCTAAAGCGCGCAGCGGGTTCGGCGGGTACCCGCCGTCTCATGACTCGGACGCGTTCGGCGCGATGGCGCCTTGGAGCGATACCCTTGAAGT
This genomic stretch from Arthrobacter dokdonellae harbors:
- a CDS encoding ROK family glucokinase; protein product: MQQPRPVFRPTLRFPGRAAVGGSLALGVDIGGTKVAAGVVDGLGNIREELRRDTPGRDPRAVEAVIVELVHELGARHDLHSVGIGAAGWMDLDGGTVVFSPHLAWRNEPLRENLESLLNRPVTLANDADAAAWAEWRFGAGRGRDRLVCLTLGTGIGGALVVDGRVERGSFGMAGEFGHQIIMPGGHRCECGNRGCWEQYASGNALGREARELALAKSPMAAELLAAVDGHAADITGTLVTELALAGEATCGELVEEVGDWLGLGIANLAAALDPALFVIGGGLSAAGDLLLAPARRAYAKNLTGRGFRQEAVITGAQLGPAAGLIGAADLSRLRQSDRLGVRRRRQRSARRRHA
- a CDS encoding AMP-dependent synthetase/ligase; the protein is MREITVPAQVVSPRTMNTTDFVLRQARLESNPALFSRRNADNVWVDISAKEFHADVCAIAKGLIASGIQVGERVGIMARTRYEWALVDFAIWFAGAVSVPIYETSSPSQVAWNLGDSQAVAVIAESAGHENVIRQAARDEGLTALKDVWQMEGDGLDVLRDAGRGVPDDVLEVHRTSNGLDDVATIIYTSGTTGRPKGCMLMHHNFVDLSENALAVLGKDVVPPGSQTVMFLPMAHVFARYISVLAVAAGAKVGHTPDIKHLLEDLQSFKPTFILAVPRVFEKVYNSAALKAEGDGKGKIFAAAAQTAIDFSRASQGGRVPLVLRARHALFDKLVYGKLRAAMGGDVRHAVSGGGPLGERLGHFFHGIGLQILEGYGLTETTAPITVNRPERIKIGTVGAPLPGNAVKIADDGEILTQGVCVMKGYFGRDDLTEEAFVDGWFRTGDVGELDDQGFLKITGRKKEIIVTAGGKNVVPALLEDQIRADAIVSQCLVIGDNRPFIAAIVTLDEEALPQWGRHHGLPEGITVAQAAKEPAVIDAVQRAIDKANGSVSQAEAIKAFRIVDTDFTEASGHLTPSMKVKRAQVLKDFDTVVEDIYAARKPH
- a CDS encoding lysophospholipid acyltransferase family protein; this translates as MIYWVLKKIFLGPVLRILFRPWTKGLDNLPAEGPAVLASNHLSFSDSIFMPLMVPRPVVFLAKSDYFTGRGLKGRLTAAFFKLTNQLPMDRSGGKASANSLQTGVDVLNGGGLLGIYPEGTRSPDGRLYRGKVGVAKLVLTANVPVIPVAMIGTDRVQPIGKRIPNIRRLGVIFGEPLDFSRYQGLQDDRFVQRSVTDEIMYELMRISGQEYVDSYASTVKEKIAAEKAEKAGRAAGAKAGAGKVPEGKAGDAVRVDPATTVAPGTVTVIGAKVEPPRPRLAAEDGAIEDSNAGDPNADASVDDGAAGEAVPPETPQQ
- a CDS encoding alpha/beta hydrolase, which encodes MTTAQAFHSDGHGSLARVGVAVCHGFTGSPVSVRAWSEFLADAGFSVNMPLLAGHGTTWQDLSRTPWEHWYRDFEAAYLELSSRCDTVYVAGLSMGGTLALRVAAKHAVGGVAAVNPVLTFGDPRAKYSGLLKHVLKSTPAIGDDIKAPGITEGAYARTPVAAVHELGKLLADTIALLPSVVAPTLVFRSSVDHVVPESSMALLKARIGAEKFEVVSLANSYHVATMDNDAQQIYSQSSDFFRRQARAI
- a CDS encoding nucleotide-binding protein, encoding MANKKSKPAQNAAPEAPEPETPDAPVLDGTETTQTGTKESDAPEAPEPDAPEATEPGVPDAPAAEATMDVSNRSAAAGADAGLELSAPFGDPASTGAVQVIAPVTPATVLSHPATVPAAGSAAAPPAAANMPQSTVAPLGQKSPGATAATPEPAAPRGEDTSAASGAPSEAAVPPHPGASLRRQREDGPEPAAALTSDRLLNKAAAPPVGGWRLWLYKASFGSVNVGDSDKVRLERAQDNLISSRLGERTRFVPVLSRKGGVGKTTVTTLLGMVLADTREDRVIAMDANPDRGTLSDRSPGSADFTARNLVRDRFNVTTFSQLSNYVARDGSRLDVLASDTDPAVAQAFDDADYRAVTDILSKYYSIVLTDSGTGMVHSVMKGTLEKADAVVLVSGGSVDEARLASETLSWLEAHGRHDLVANAIVVVNMSGGDTQVDIAQIEEHFKSRVRNVLRIPYDRHLAEGSRVELDKLRPATRLAVKELAALVVTELQRP